CAACTTTCCAGCAAACAGAGGATGAACAACAGAGTTGAATCTATCCAGAACCTCACTATCAGGGATGGTAATTGGAAAGCTCTTCAAGTTTGCTTGATTGATTTTGGGCTGGGCAGCTCCCGTAACAATTGGTGACATATTTGTGTTGGACAAAAAGAGGTACAGGCTATCTTCGGTGAATCCAGCTTTACCTTTTTAGAATGTGAGCGTGGTTGTTTGCCCAGAACTTCCCAATTATATGTTGCAAAAGAGGATGTCCACTATCGTCAACGACATAAATGCCGTCTTCACTCAAAAGAAGGTACTCGCCGTCAAAGATGTAATCATCCACATAGTCTACTATTGAAACTGCACCATAATAAGGATATATACGCGCCATGTCTGCCCGTTCTAACGAAGAGAGCGGTTTCCGCATTGAGTCAAAGAACTCGGCAATTTCATCTACGCTTCCAACCCTCCATGAAATTGGGCAGTTTCCGCCAAACGGTTTATACTCAACAAACCACGCTTTGTAAACTGCTTGCGCAGTCGCAAGCAAATTATCATTTAACCGCCGCTTTAGTTCGATACGTTCTGTGATGGTCTGATACGCCCTCACAATGCTACGTTGCTTATCAATAGAGGGAACAGGCAGTTCCACTTTGCAAAGTTCATCCCAGTCAAAGATTTCTCTAACACTTCCGTGAGACATATATCTGGCGTAGCGATCAAACTCCGGTCTGCTAAACCAAAGCATAAGGTATTCTGGATCAAGCTCATTCTTATTCACAACCTCAAACACGGTATATGAACTTGAAATAATGCAGTCCTTATCTCGTAAAAGGGCAATTGAAATCTTTTCGCCATTCCGAGACGTAACAGGGCCGTATGCAAATTGCCCAGTACGAATAATCTTATAGTTC
Above is a window of Oscillospiraceae bacterium NTUH-002-81 DNA encoding:
- a CDS encoding restriction endonuclease subunit S; the protein is MKEGYRLLGDFIQPVDERNRDLRVDYLLGVSISKQFIPSIANIVGTDLSNYKIIRTGQFAYGPVTSRNGEKISIALLRDKDCIISSSYTVFEVVNKNELDPEYLMLWFSRPEFDRYARYMSHGSVREIFDWDELCKVELPVPSIDKQRSIVRAYQTITERIELKRRLNDNLLATAQAVYKAWFVEYKPFGGNCPISWRVGSVDEIAEFFDSMRKPLSSLERADMARIYPYYGAVSIVDYVDDYIFDGEYLLLSEDGIYVVDDSGHPLLQHIIGKFWANNHAHILKR